The window GCAACCCAGGATCAGCAGTCCCATTTGGAAGCAATTTTGCACGATGGCATCGCGCAGTTCTACCGCGGGTTCCTTCGTATCCTTATCCTTGACCAACTCAACGCCGATCATCAATCCCAGGCCCCGCACATCACCTATAGAGGAGTGTTTACCCTGCATGTGTTTGAGTTTTTCTATTAACCTCTCACCCATCCGGGCAGCGTTTTGCATATAGCCTCCCTCGATGAGACGAATCGTTGCCAATGCCGCTGCACACGAGATGGGGTTGCCTCCAAAAGTATTGCCGTGTGCACCAGAAGGCCACGTCATTTGACGCTTGCTTGCCACCATGGCTCCCAATGGCATCCCTGAGGCGATGCCCTTTGCAATGCAAACGATATCCGGCTCCACGCCCCAGTGCTCAATGGCGAACATTTTGCCCGTGCGCCCCATGCCGGCTTGTATCTCGTCGTCAACGAGCAAAATGTCGTACTTATCAGTCAGTTCGCGCAGCCGCTGATGATAGAGAGGCGGAGGAACCACATACCCACCTTCGCCTTGGATTGGTTCAACAAAGATGGCAGCTACCTCTTCAGGAGAAACAAGCCTCCTGAAAAGAGTATCCTCAATGTATTTCACACAATAGACATCGCAAGAGGGGTATTCGAGATTGTAAGCACAGCGGTAACAGTAGCCATAGGGCACGTGTGTCACCCCTGGCACCAGAGGCGAAAAACCTGCCCGATGCACATACTTAGATGCTGTCAATGACAGGGCACCCATACTGCGTCCGTGAAATGCTCCGAGAAAAGCAATCATCCGTGTGCACCCTGTGGAATAGCGCGCTAGCTTGAACGCCGCTTCGACCGCTTCCGTACCGGAATTGGTGAAAAAGACTTGTTTTTGCTCTCGTCCTGGCACAATGGCATTGAGTTTCTCAGCCAACTCTATCTGCACCTTGTAGTAAAAATCGGTCCCAGACATGTGGATGAACCTGTCCGCCTGGTCCTTGATTGCCTGTACTACTTCGGGATGGCAATGTCCGGTAGCGTTGACCGCAATGCCTGCAGTAAAGTCGATGAATTGGTTTCCATCTATATCCCATACCAGAGAGCCTCTGCCATGATCCATCACGAAAGGATACGATCTTGTATACGATGGCGAAATGACCTCGGCATCCCTCTTTACATACTGCTGAGCCAGAGGCCCAGGAATTTCCCGCTTTGTTTCTGACATAATTCGCTATCCTCCTTGATATGTGGTTATGCGCTATTATAACCTCCAAAAACGGTATTCTCCAAAAGAGCAAGGCATGTTGGTAACGTCGGCCTAGACTTTGACATCCCCTGCTTTTGCATTAGAATCAAAACAATGAGGTAAGGCTCATGAAACTTGCGCAACAACCTGTTGCATTCGAACTTGACTTGCCAGGCACAGCAACCGAGCATGTAGTGGCCATCATGGAGGCAGCGCTTCTGGCAGCAGACCCAGTCGAAGCAGTGAAACGCAATGTCGGCCTGCAGGGAAATACTCTGCGTGTTGGCACTGCATCTTATGAACTGCACAGGTACGAGCACATCTACGTCGTGGGAGCAGGCAAGGCAAGTGCCGCCATGGCCTTGGCCTTGGAGGACATCCTGGGCGAGCGCATCACGGCAGGCTGGATAAATGTCAAGGATGGCTACACAGCACCGACGCGTCGGATTACTATCCATGAAGCTGGCCACCCGCTTCCTGATGTGCGCAGCGTAGAGGGTACCCGCCAAACGGTCTCCTTGCTGAAGCAGGCAGAGGCAACAGATTTGGTATTCTGTCTCATTTCTGGCGGTGGTTCTGCCTTGATGACATTGCCTGTGGATGGCATCTCTCTCAGTGATATCGAGCTCTTGACTCAGGCTCTGTTGCGCAGTGGTGCTACCATCACCGAAATGAACACCGTTCGGAAACACCTGTCTCAGGTCAAGGGCGGTCAGCTTGCCAGACTCGCTTATCCGGCACAAGTCATTTCCCTGATCCTCTCTGATGTCATTGGCAGTCCTTTGGATGTCATCGCTTCAGGGCCGACAAGCCCTGACCCCACGACATTCGCCCAGGCTTATGAGGTGTTACAGAAATACCACTTGCTCCAGGACGTGCCTGATTCAATTGTGCGTCATCTTCAGCAAGGCATGGAAGGACAGATCCCTGAAACACCCAAAGCGCAGGATGAAGCCTTTGGTCGCGTACAGAACCTAGTCATCGCCAGCAACGAACACGCCGCTCACGCAGCTCTGGACAGGGCACGCCAGGTCGGCCTGAACAGCCTGCTTCTGTCAACGTTTGTCGAGGGTGAAGCACGAGAGGTGGCCAAGGTCTTTGCTGCCATAGCCAGAGAGATTGTTCACTCCGGCCAGCCAGTATCCCGCCCCGCTTGCATAATTGCTGGAGGGGAGACCACGGTTTCTGTGCGTGGTCAAGGCCTTGGCGGACGGAATCAGGAATTGGCCTTGGCAGCAACACCGCTCATCGCTGGTTTGGACAAGGTGGCCATTATTTCACTGGGTACGGATGGTACGGATGGACCAACCGATGCTGCCGGTGCAATCGCTACAGGCAGCACAATCAGCCGGGCGGCTCAAAAAGGACTATCAGTTGCCAGCTATCTAGCTAATAACGATGCCTATCACTTTTTCCAGATTCTGGGAGATTTGTTTATTACCGGTCCCACCAATACGAACGTAAATGATCTTATCTTTGTCTTTGCATTTTAGAAATGAGCAAAGTCAGCGAAGGGAACAACTCCGCCGAATATCAGGCACGGAATCTCGATCAGCTTGTAGCATGGGGAGATAGCGTAGAGAGGCGTGCTTATGCTGCGCACTAAAATTGTATGTACTATTGGTCCTGCCAGCCGCTCACCAGAGATGCTCAGGGAGATGATTGCCAGCGGCATGAATGTAGCACGCCTCAATTTCTCCCATGGGGATCAGGATTACCATGCAGAGAACATAGCGAGGATCCGCAAGGCATCAGAGGAAGTGGGAAAACCAGTAGCCATCCTCACCGATCTACAAGGTCCAAAGCTGCGCGTTGGCGAGATGGAAGGCGAGGGTATCCTGCTAAGCGAAGGTGAAGAGGTCATCCTAACCATAAGGCCTATCGCGGGGCACGCGGGAGAAATCCCCGTACAGTACAGTGCATTGCCCAGACTCGTTCAGCCAGGCGATCGCATCTTGATGGATGACGGGCTTTTGGAGGTAGTGGTCCTCAGTTCTACAGAGACGGATATTCGCTGCAAGGTCATCACTGGAGGGCTGCTACAGAGCAACAAGGGCATGAATTTACCCCGTGCCCATACTAGCATCCCGGCTATCACGGAGAAGGACAAAAAAGACCTCGCCTTTGCGTTAGAACACCACGTGGATTGGATCGCATTATCCTTCGTGCGGAACGCGAATGAAGTGATAGCCTTACAAGAGCTCATCCAGCGTCAATGCGCTTTTGGACGCCCTACGCCTGTCATTGCCAAAATCGAAAAACCCGAAGCAATGAAGAATATCGATGCTATCATTGCAGCAGCAGATGGCATCATGGTCGCGCGGGGAGATCTGGGTATAGAGGCCTCGCCAGAAGAAGTCCCAATGATGCAGAAAGAAATCATCAAAAAGTGCAACGAAGCAGGAGTGCCGGTTATCACCGCTACGCAGATGCTCGAATCCATGATCCACAATCCGCGTCCCACGCGTGCTGAAGCCAGCGATGTGGCCAATGCTATACTGGATGGTACGGATGCTATCATGCTCTCCGGTGAAACAGCCATAGGGCGCTATCCATTGGAAGCCCTGCACATCATGGTGAAAATTGCCCAACGCACTGAAGCCGAGATATTACGAACGGCCAAGTTTTTCTCGGTGCCACCGCCAAAGACAAAAAGTATTGCAGAAGCAGTGAGCCATGCTACTTGCGAGACAGCTCGAGATTTGGATGCGGCGGCGATTATTACCCCTACGGTATCCGGATACACCGCCCATATGGTAGCGAAATACCGGCCCCACATGCCTATTGTTGCAGTTACGCCCAGCCCTATGGTGCAAAGACAACTCTGTCTGTATTGGGGTGTTTATCCCTTACTGGCGCCCAGGACAGCGAATACCGATCAGATGCTTGCTGATGCTATTCATGCAGCAAGAGAGCATGGATATGTCCAACCTGGTGAACTCATCGTGGCTACAGGAGGAGCAGCAGGCAGTGCTCCAGGTACCACAAATCTGATTAAGGTCCAGGAGGTAGAACGCATCCTGGCCACCGGTGTGGGAATCGGGAGCAGTAGAGTCCAGGGACAGCTCAAGTTGATTAGGGATATTCTGCCTAATCCCCAGGATATAACCTCTTCGGACATCCTGGTTGTGCGACGCACCACGCGGGAACACGTTCCTCTGGCACGTCGCGCAGGAGGACTGATCGTAGAGGAAGGCGGAATGGATTCACACGCAGCGCAGATGGCCCTGGAGCTGGGTTTGACCGCGATCATCGGTGCGCAGGGCGCTCTGTCCTCGCTGCAGGATGGCCAAATCGTCACATTGGACCCGATCCATGGCAGAGTTTACGAAGGTCGTATGGAAATGTAGTAAAGACTCTCCAACGGGCTTGAAGGCTAGGCCCTGTCGAAGCAGAATACTAGGAACAAGGAGGAAAAAGTGAACAAGAAGACAATTCGAGATATCGAGGTTGCAGGAAAACGTGTTCTGGTCCGTGTGGATTTCAATGTGCCTCTGGACAAAGACGGCCAGATTACAGATGACACCCGCATTCGGGCTGCTTTGCCCACGATAGAATACCTACGTGACAAGGGTGCCAAAGTTATCGTCTGCTCACATCTTGGCCGTCCAAAGGGCAAGGTGGCTGAGGAATTCCGTTTGACCCCAGTCGCCAGGCGTCTCTCGGAGTTGCTAGGAACGACTGTGCAGAAAACGGATGACTGCATTGGCCCGGAAGTCGAAAAGGCCGTGGCAGCGCTGAAGCCGGGCGACGTGCTGTT of the Chloroflexota bacterium genome contains:
- a CDS encoding acetyl ornithine aminotransferase family protein — protein: MSETKREIPGPLAQQYVKRDAEVISPSYTRSYPFVMDHGRGSLVWDIDGNQFIDFTAGIAVNATGHCHPEVVQAIKDQADRFIHMSGTDFYYKVQIELAEKLNAIVPGREQKQVFFTNSGTEAVEAAFKLARYSTGCTRMIAFLGAFHGRSMGALSLTASKYVHRAGFSPLVPGVTHVPYGYCYRCAYNLEYPSCDVYCVKYIEDTLFRRLVSPEEVAAIFVEPIQGEGGYVVPPPLYHQRLRELTDKYDILLVDDEIQAGMGRTGKMFAIEHWGVEPDIVCIAKGIASGMPLGAMVASKRQMTWPSGAHGNTFGGNPISCAAALATIRLIEGGYMQNAARMGERLIEKLKHMQGKHSSIGDVRGLGLMIGVELVKDKDTKEPAVELRDAIVQNCFQMGLLILGCGMSTVRFMPALNVTADLVDEGLEIFERALTKAEEEI
- a CDS encoding glycerate kinase gives rise to the protein MKLAQQPVAFELDLPGTATEHVVAIMEAALLAADPVEAVKRNVGLQGNTLRVGTASYELHRYEHIYVVGAGKASAAMALALEDILGERITAGWINVKDGYTAPTRRITIHEAGHPLPDVRSVEGTRQTVSLLKQAEATDLVFCLISGGGSALMTLPVDGISLSDIELLTQALLRSGATITEMNTVRKHLSQVKGGQLARLAYPAQVISLILSDVIGSPLDVIASGPTSPDPTTFAQAYEVLQKYHLLQDVPDSIVRHLQQGMEGQIPETPKAQDEAFGRVQNLVIASNEHAAHAALDRARQVGLNSLLLSTFVEGEAREVAKVFAAIAREIVHSGQPVSRPACIIAGGETTVSVRGQGLGGRNQELALAATPLIAGLDKVAIISLGTDGTDGPTDAAGAIATGSTISRAAQKGLSVASYLANNDAYHFFQILGDLFITGPTNTNVNDLIFVFAF
- the pyk gene encoding pyruvate kinase, which gives rise to MLRTKIVCTIGPASRSPEMLREMIASGMNVARLNFSHGDQDYHAENIARIRKASEEVGKPVAILTDLQGPKLRVGEMEGEGILLSEGEEVILTIRPIAGHAGEIPVQYSALPRLVQPGDRILMDDGLLEVVVLSSTETDIRCKVITGGLLQSNKGMNLPRAHTSIPAITEKDKKDLAFALEHHVDWIALSFVRNANEVIALQELIQRQCAFGRPTPVIAKIEKPEAMKNIDAIIAAADGIMVARGDLGIEASPEEVPMMQKEIIKKCNEAGVPVITATQMLESMIHNPRPTRAEASDVANAILDGTDAIMLSGETAIGRYPLEALHIMVKIAQRTEAEILRTAKFFSVPPPKTKSIAEAVSHATCETARDLDAAAIITPTVSGYTAHMVAKYRPHMPIVAVTPSPMVQRQLCLYWGVYPLLAPRTANTDQMLADAIHAAREHGYVQPGELIVATGGAAGSAPGTTNLIKVQEVERILATGVGIGSSRVQGQLKLIRDILPNPQDITSSDILVVRRTTREHVPLARRAGGLIVEEGGMDSHAAQMALELGLTAIIGAQGALSSLQDGQIVTLDPIHGRVYEGRMEM